From one Stigmatella erecta genomic stretch:
- a CDS encoding DUF4215 domain-containing protein — MHRNALSSRLRLPLWLLLALPLVSCFEPASVLCPSGLVCPEGQACAANQAVCIKTPCGDGIVQEDETCDDGNILDGDGCSRDCTSNESCGNRTIDLSIGEVCDDGNTTDLDGCSADCKSSELCGNGVTDTTVGEVCDDKNLEDKDGCSANCRSNERCGNRVTDTLLGEVCDDGNTVDGDGCSADCRSGEGCGNGTRDSDEECDDGNRSNEDNCVEVSLQCVLARCGDGFVDAQEPRVEACDTQGESATCNTNCTLVSCGDGIVNTSAGEQCDNRGGGETLTCDRNCTIAFCGDGDTNTTRGEQCDTAGNSATCDDDCTPSLCGDGLVNNQANEQCDTQGNTLGCDADCTNAYCGDGFVNNQANETCDTRGNSATCDSDCTPAACGDGFLNSLANEACDTRGNSATCDADCTAPTCGDGFVNPAANEECDDGVNNSATGNCLPITCKLNRCGDNFLDQAEPRKEVCDDGNTITETTCNYGQQTCQGCRADCMEIRQLVGSYCGDGTKNIPEEVCDDGNQETENACPYGTPTCTACRSDCQKALPLAGAYCGDGVINGAEKCDDGNNDSCGTCSAACTQSQFEKASGRITVRNADNIRDRNVFLISDGIHPVVTFEFDTNEEWYDFSIPIKLAGSDTTTTIAQKISNAINNANVSLDITATQSGNVVTLTHELIGSFGNQRIASFINDNYLLTEGMRGGAGASCGENTRCMRNEDCQPGLICQANKTCGEEAPPPVDKG; from the coding sequence ATGCACCGAAACGCCCTTTCCTCCCGCCTGCGCCTCCCGCTGTGGCTGCTCCTGGCCCTTCCGCTCGTCTCCTGCTTCGAGCCCGCGAGCGTGCTCTGCCCCTCGGGCCTCGTGTGTCCCGAGGGCCAGGCGTGCGCCGCCAACCAGGCCGTCTGCATCAAGACACCGTGCGGCGATGGCATCGTCCAGGAGGATGAGACCTGTGACGACGGCAACATCCTGGACGGGGACGGCTGCAGCCGGGACTGCACATCCAACGAGTCCTGCGGCAACCGCACCATCGACCTGAGCATTGGCGAGGTCTGCGACGACGGGAACACCACGGACCTGGACGGCTGCAGCGCCGACTGCAAGTCGAGCGAGCTGTGCGGCAACGGCGTCACCGACACCACCGTGGGCGAGGTGTGCGACGACAAGAACCTCGAGGACAAGGATGGCTGCAGCGCCAACTGCCGCTCCAACGAGCGCTGTGGCAACCGCGTCACCGATACCCTCCTGGGCGAGGTGTGTGACGACGGGAACACCGTGGACGGCGATGGCTGCAGCGCGGACTGCCGCTCAGGGGAGGGCTGCGGCAACGGCACCCGGGACTCCGACGAGGAGTGCGACGACGGCAACCGCAGCAACGAGGATAACTGCGTGGAGGTGAGCCTCCAGTGCGTCCTGGCCCGGTGCGGGGATGGCTTCGTGGACGCCCAGGAGCCGCGCGTGGAGGCCTGCGACACCCAAGGCGAGTCGGCCACCTGTAACACCAACTGCACCCTCGTCTCTTGCGGTGACGGCATCGTGAACACCAGCGCGGGCGAGCAGTGCGACAACCGGGGCGGAGGCGAGACCCTCACCTGCGACCGCAACTGCACGATTGCCTTCTGCGGCGACGGCGACACGAACACCACCCGGGGCGAGCAGTGCGACACGGCGGGCAACTCCGCCACCTGCGATGACGACTGCACCCCCTCCCTCTGTGGCGACGGCCTTGTCAACAACCAAGCCAACGAGCAATGCGACACCCAGGGCAACACCTTGGGCTGTGACGCGGACTGCACGAATGCCTACTGCGGCGACGGCTTCGTCAACAACCAGGCCAACGAGACGTGTGATACCCGGGGCAACTCCGCCACCTGCGACTCCGACTGCACCCCCGCGGCATGTGGCGATGGCTTCCTCAACAGTCTTGCCAACGAAGCGTGTGACACCCGGGGCAACTCCGCCACCTGCGATGCCGACTGTACAGCCCCCACATGCGGCGACGGCTTCGTGAACCCGGCCGCCAACGAGGAATGCGATGACGGCGTGAACAACAGCGCCACGGGCAACTGCCTGCCCATCACGTGCAAGCTCAACCGCTGCGGCGACAACTTCCTGGACCAGGCCGAGCCCCGTAAGGAGGTCTGCGACGATGGCAACACCATCACCGAGACCACGTGCAACTACGGGCAGCAGACCTGCCAGGGCTGCCGGGCGGACTGCATGGAAATCAGGCAGCTCGTGGGCTCCTACTGCGGCGATGGCACCAAGAACATCCCCGAGGAGGTCTGCGACGACGGCAACCAGGAGACCGAGAACGCCTGCCCCTATGGCACGCCCACCTGCACCGCTTGCCGGTCGGACTGCCAGAAGGCTCTACCCCTGGCGGGCGCCTACTGCGGGGATGGGGTTATCAACGGCGCCGAGAAGTGCGATGACGGCAACAACGATTCCTGCGGGACGTGCAGCGCCGCGTGTACTCAGAGCCAGTTCGAGAAGGCCTCGGGGCGCATCACCGTGCGAAACGCCGACAACATCCGGGACCGGAACGTCTTCCTTATCAGCGACGGCATCCACCCCGTGGTGACCTTCGAGTTCGACACCAACGAGGAATGGTACGACTTCAGCATTCCCATCAAGCTGGCCGGCTCGGACACCACCACCACCATCGCCCAGAAGATCAGCAACGCCATCAACAACGCCAATGTCTCACTCGATATCACGGCCACGCAGAGCGGCAACGTCGTGACCCTCACTCATGAGCTGATCGGTTCCTTCGGCAACCAGCGGATCGCCTCCTTCATCAACGATAACTATCTCTTGACGGAGGGAATGCGTGGCGGCGCGGGCGCTAGCTGTGGCGAGAACACCCGGTGCATGCGCAACGAGGACTGCCAGCCCGGGTTGATCTGCCAGGCCAACAAGACCTGTGGAGAAGAGGCCCCGCCCCCTGTGGACAAGGGCTGA
- a CDS encoding DUF5011 domain-containing protein, which yields MTVVNPLDTALPGRASPRRTVFTSLAALCAVLAACSEAPSGSGEPVSAPAAQALSTAPQLSPALPVPSAGQTPEFTLQQQVVATAGPGLYLLVWWEIANNSPKLFGLRVRASDGAALDASPFFIALGGASVQLDPAVAFDGTNFLVVWSDIGAYPIIRGARVRASDGAVLDATPRLISRPLSGPPPYDSGLQYAMRPAVAFDGTNYLVVWDGEWSTHQGYGRGIMGIRVGASDGVPLEPTGFPIALVSGNWSPGYGKSRVAYADGHYLVAWEQGGDIKAARVAASSGQVLDTVALSLTAGTGVEGSPAVAARQGEFLAVWTGADKGLWGRRVRASDGAKLGSADLFLGADGVAPAEVTFDAVNYWVAWQATRGGARKALVTRVKPEGAVDAELVLAGVSTDSFVERGAIASVGAGLLLSVYQGADPAGVRRPWMRLVADACGPEAPSIVLTGGAAVTLECGPGVYQDLGAQAFDACGRSLPVQGYNTGADSSGPGPSLRNEGTYHVSYTAKDASGIMSSAVRTVTVDDRTPPTLTLKGATQMTHTCGSQWVDPGVEAQDACYGNLTAQVWRSGTVNGWAVGTYTVTYSLTDSGGNSAPPLTRTVNVVNCPW from the coding sequence ATGACGGTTGTCAACCCTCTCGACACCGCGCTTCCCGGACGCGCCAGCCCCCGCAGGACGGTTTTCACTTCCCTGGCCGCCCTGTGCGCGGTGCTGGCCGCGTGCAGTGAGGCGCCCTCCGGCTCCGGCGAGCCGGTGTCCGCTCCGGCGGCGCAGGCGCTGTCCACGGCACCCCAGCTGTCGCCCGCGCTGCCCGTGCCCTCGGCGGGCCAGACCCCGGAGTTCACCCTCCAGCAGCAGGTGGTGGCCACGGCGGGCCCGGGCCTCTACCTGCTGGTCTGGTGGGAAATCGCCAACAACAGTCCGAAGCTCTTCGGCCTGCGCGTGAGGGCCTCGGATGGCGCCGCGCTGGATGCGAGCCCCTTCTTCATCGCCCTGGGAGGCGCAAGCGTTCAGTTGGATCCCGCCGTGGCCTTCGACGGCACGAACTTCCTGGTGGTCTGGTCGGACATCGGCGCCTACCCGATCATCCGTGGCGCCCGCGTGAGGGCCTCGGATGGCGCGGTGCTGGATGCCACGCCGCGGCTCATCAGCCGCCCGCTCAGCGGTCCTCCGCCCTATGACTCCGGCTTGCAGTACGCGATGAGACCCGCGGTGGCGTTCGATGGAACCAACTACCTGGTGGTCTGGGATGGCGAGTGGTCCACGCATCAGGGCTATGGCCGCGGCATCATGGGCATCCGCGTGGGGGCCTCGGATGGTGTCCCCCTGGAGCCCACCGGCTTCCCAATCGCCCTGGTGAGCGGGAACTGGAGCCCGGGGTACGGCAAGTCCCGCGTGGCGTACGCGGACGGCCACTATCTGGTGGCCTGGGAGCAGGGCGGTGACATCAAGGCCGCGCGCGTGGCGGCTTCCTCGGGACAGGTGCTGGACACGGTGGCCTTGAGCCTGACGGCAGGGACCGGCGTTGAAGGCAGCCCGGCCGTGGCCGCGCGGCAGGGGGAGTTCCTGGCGGTCTGGACGGGCGCGGACAAGGGGCTGTGGGGCCGGCGGGTGCGGGCCTCGGACGGCGCCAAGCTGGGCTCCGCGGACCTCTTCCTGGGCGCGGACGGGGTGGCCCCCGCCGAGGTGACGTTCGACGCCGTGAACTACTGGGTGGCCTGGCAGGCCACCCGGGGCGGTGCCCGCAAGGCGCTGGTCACGCGCGTGAAGCCGGAGGGGGCGGTGGATGCGGAGCTGGTGCTCGCCGGCGTGTCCACCGACAGCTTCGTGGAGCGGGGCGCCATCGCCTCGGTGGGCGCGGGCCTCCTCCTGTCCGTGTATCAGGGGGCGGATCCCGCGGGCGTGCGCCGGCCGTGGATGCGGCTCGTGGCGGATGCGTGTGGCCCGGAGGCGCCGTCCATCGTGCTCACCGGCGGCGCGGCGGTGACGCTGGAGTGCGGGCCGGGCGTGTACCAGGACTTGGGCGCGCAGGCGTTCGATGCGTGTGGCCGCAGCCTGCCGGTGCAGGGCTACAACACCGGCGCCGATTCCAGCGGACCGGGCCCCAGCCTGCGCAACGAGGGCACCTACCACGTCTCCTACACCGCGAAGGACGCGAGCGGCATCATGTCGAGCGCTGTCCGGACGGTGACGGTGGACGACCGGACGCCTCCCACGCTGACGCTCAAGGGGGCCACGCAGATGACCCACACGTGCGGCAGCCAGTGGGTGGACCCCGGCGTGGAGGCCCAGGACGCGTGCTACGGGAACCTCACCGCGCAGGTGTGGCGCTCGGGCACGGTGAACGGGTGGGCCGTGGGCACGTACACGGTGACGTACTCGCTGACGGACAGCGGTGGGAACAGTGCCCCGCCCCTCACGCGCACCGTGAACGTCGTCAACTGCCCCTGGTAG
- a CDS encoding c-type cytochrome domain-containing protein, whose translation MMRASLAGVLALLVAGCGGSGPYTGPSGNIPFEPQRPTPGTPVGVAPYTGEDPLVLEAQSRLSTGADLQRKVVLRTCGPTNGVCHNQKEYPDLHTAGTFAAAINAPCNVQAGSYEGVYDRCERLGDRFKFTEQSFKEIEIGWYAVILGAYEEYPDQFTPPDDAPGFHIHLRDPVPLAQGKAHWGTGTFIRNFINAQGNVEALSFASYNTRWWVLGDGRHLFGEVRDYQRDAVDALLSVGILQGDQNRNGVFGAREGKSVPLLNPGKPEESYLVARMRGHMQGEAIPGSRMPLANQPPSIPDMLALMCFIEGLDPAATQWNLSSSIDYARCSYSANPQALSLVGTGVTWRQRVQPILQSSCGGCHGGSSPQGGLDLLSAGTWARLRQPSAQNPNLKLIDSGRPETSYLWLKLSGDGSILGARMPVDPLNGNRTLPPEQLADIEAWILGGALEDG comes from the coding sequence ATGATGCGCGCTTCGCTCGCGGGTGTCCTGGCCCTGCTCGTGGCCGGGTGTGGCGGTTCTGGCCCCTACACGGGCCCTTCGGGAAACATCCCCTTCGAGCCCCAGCGGCCCACCCCGGGCACGCCGGTGGGCGTCGCGCCCTACACGGGCGAGGACCCGCTGGTGCTGGAGGCCCAGTCGCGGCTGAGCACGGGCGCGGACCTGCAGCGCAAGGTGGTGCTGCGCACCTGCGGCCCCACCAACGGCGTGTGCCACAACCAGAAGGAGTATCCGGACCTGCACACCGCCGGTACCTTCGCCGCCGCCATCAACGCGCCCTGCAACGTGCAGGCGGGCAGCTACGAGGGCGTGTACGACCGGTGCGAGCGGCTCGGGGACCGCTTCAAGTTCACCGAGCAGTCCTTCAAGGAAATCGAGATCGGCTGGTACGCCGTCATCCTCGGGGCGTACGAGGAGTACCCCGATCAGTTCACCCCGCCCGACGACGCGCCTGGCTTCCACATCCACCTGAGGGATCCGGTGCCGCTGGCGCAGGGCAAGGCGCACTGGGGCACGGGCACCTTCATCCGCAACTTCATCAACGCCCAGGGCAACGTGGAGGCCCTGTCCTTCGCCAGCTACAACACGCGCTGGTGGGTGCTGGGTGATGGGCGCCACCTCTTCGGCGAGGTGCGCGACTACCAGCGCGACGCGGTGGATGCGCTGCTCTCGGTGGGCATCCTCCAGGGGGACCAGAACCGCAACGGCGTCTTCGGCGCGCGCGAGGGCAAGTCCGTGCCGCTCCTCAACCCGGGCAAGCCCGAGGAGAGCTACCTGGTGGCCCGCATGCGCGGCCACATGCAGGGCGAGGCCATTCCCGGCTCCCGCATGCCGCTGGCCAACCAGCCGCCGTCCATTCCGGACATGCTGGCGCTCATGTGCTTCATCGAGGGGTTGGACCCCGCGGCCACGCAGTGGAACCTCTCCTCCTCCATCGACTACGCGCGGTGCTCCTACTCCGCCAACCCGCAGGCGCTGAGCCTGGTGGGCACGGGCGTGACGTGGCGCCAGCGCGTGCAGCCCATCCTCCAGTCCAGCTGCGGCGGTTGCCATGGCGGCTCCAGCCCCCAGGGCGGGTTGGACCTGCTCTCGGCGGGCACGTGGGCGCGCCTGCGCCAGCCCTCCGCCCAGAACCCCAACCTCAAGCTCATCGACTCGGGCCGGCCGGAGACGAGCTACCTGTGGCTGAAGCTCTCGGGCGACGGCAGCATCCTGGGCGCCCGCATGCCGGTGGACCCGCTCAATGGCAACCGCACGTTGCCCCCGGAGCAGCTCGCCGACATCGAGGCGTGGATTCTCGGGGGGGCGCTGGAGGACGGGTGA
- a CDS encoding DUF1501 domain-containing protein, which translates to MSDDTKKPLTFGRRGLLQGLGASATALALPTLWLPRSAYAQTSGRNSVQHLIYIRLSGGFRFTTAFNADSAEEFNPFGRSSQRASGTEWGVGKLLERASWLEEEEGAARADLGMQPVSAFSNEICVLPCVDHEPFSARADGNHGTGLERFLTGFVGGTTSFFTFINYGLRERVAQETAAGRTVLPAFSLGEAGMALGAGAYAGYRPPVLDGSGFERFSFDPDSGVPEWARTLAGKMDSRMRDRLHLRLRNNVEVYQQSREATRSYGKIFRDPLLRIGPYSQDAADGITNQELVTMLGDTPTGRQAALALRLFHFGCPAVFLNQGFYDFHSDEEEGLSGEIDQANRLLSGLRAALKRMKDPTGLSYWDKTLVVVGSEFGRTTGGKRFNSAKGSDHNSDLATRWMSMPMMGGVISEAGKGGRLLGHTRGSDLKAEGKVYSYRAVMKTMLDLLGADHSGIFPADNPIEDLFT; encoded by the coding sequence ATGTCCGACGACACGAAGAAGCCCCTCACGTTCGGCCGCCGCGGGTTGCTCCAGGGACTGGGCGCCAGCGCCACCGCGCTGGCCCTGCCCACCCTGTGGCTGCCCCGCTCCGCCTATGCGCAGACGTCCGGGCGCAACAGCGTGCAGCACCTCATCTACATCCGCCTGTCGGGCGGCTTCCGCTTCACCACCGCCTTCAACGCGGACAGCGCCGAGGAGTTCAACCCCTTTGGCCGCTCCAGCCAGCGCGCCTCCGGCACCGAGTGGGGCGTGGGCAAGCTCTTGGAGCGTGCCTCCTGGCTGGAGGAGGAGGAGGGCGCCGCCCGGGCCGACCTGGGCATGCAGCCGGTGAGCGCCTTCTCCAATGAGATCTGCGTGCTGCCGTGCGTGGACCACGAGCCCTTCTCCGCGCGCGCGGACGGCAACCACGGCACCGGCCTGGAGCGCTTCCTCACCGGCTTCGTGGGCGGCACCACCAGCTTCTTCACCTTCATCAACTACGGGCTGCGCGAGCGGGTGGCGCAGGAGACGGCCGCGGGCCGCACGGTGCTGCCCGCCTTCAGCCTCGGCGAGGCCGGCATGGCGCTGGGCGCGGGCGCCTACGCCGGGTACCGGCCGCCGGTGCTGGATGGCAGCGGCTTCGAGCGCTTCAGCTTCGACCCGGACTCCGGGGTGCCCGAGTGGGCCCGCACGCTGGCGGGGAAGATGGACAGCCGCATGCGCGACCGGCTCCACCTGCGGCTGCGCAACAACGTGGAGGTCTACCAGCAGAGCCGCGAGGCCACGCGCTCCTACGGGAAGATTTTCCGGGATCCGCTGCTGCGCATCGGGCCCTACTCGCAGGACGCGGCCGATGGCATCACCAACCAGGAACTGGTGACGATGCTCGGGGACACCCCCACGGGACGGCAGGCGGCGCTCGCGCTGCGGCTGTTCCACTTCGGCTGCCCGGCCGTCTTCCTCAACCAGGGCTTCTACGACTTCCACTCCGACGAGGAGGAGGGGCTGTCGGGGGAGATTGACCAGGCGAACCGGCTGCTCAGCGGCCTGCGCGCGGCGCTCAAGCGCATGAAGGACCCCACGGGCCTGTCCTACTGGGACAAGACGCTCGTGGTGGTGGGCAGCGAGTTTGGCCGCACCACGGGCGGCAAGCGCTTCAACTCCGCCAAGGGCAGCGACCACAACAGCGACCTGGCCACGCGCTGGATGTCCATGCCGATGATGGGCGGGGTCATCTCCGAGGCGGGCAAGGGCGGGCGGCTGCTCGGCCACACGCGAGGCTCGGACCTCAAGGCCGAGGGCAAGGTGTATTCCTACCGCGCGGTGATGAAGACGATGCTGGATCTGCTGGGCGCGGACCACAGCGGCATCTTCCCCGCGGACAACCCCATCGAGGATCTCTTCACATGA
- a CDS encoding class I SAM-dependent methyltransferase → MAEEDRQKWNQRYREPGGSGAPSRFLQALGPRLPARGRALDVAGGRGHEALWLARRGLEVTLVDISEVALVQAEAAAREAGVGLQTRQVDLETEALPPGPFDVVLCLNFLHRPLFAAVADRLSPGGVFIFAQPTRSNLQRHRHPSARFLLEDGELPGLLQGLEAVSYTEGWTEAGTHEARLVAVRPAR, encoded by the coding sequence ATGGCCGAGGAAGACCGTCAGAAGTGGAACCAGCGCTACCGGGAGCCGGGGGGCAGCGGGGCGCCCTCGCGGTTTCTCCAGGCGCTCGGGCCCCGGTTGCCGGCGCGGGGCCGGGCGCTCGATGTGGCGGGCGGGCGGGGCCACGAGGCCCTGTGGCTGGCGCGGCGGGGGCTGGAGGTCACCCTGGTGGACATCTCGGAGGTGGCGCTCGTCCAGGCGGAGGCCGCGGCGCGCGAGGCGGGCGTGGGCCTCCAGACGCGGCAGGTGGACCTGGAGACGGAGGCCCTGCCGCCGGGGCCGTTCGACGTGGTGCTCTGTCTGAACTTCCTCCACCGGCCGCTGTTCGCCGCCGTGGCCGACAGGCTCTCGCCCGGCGGGGTGTTCATCTTCGCGCAGCCGACCCGGAGCAACCTCCAGCGCCACCGGCATCCGTCCGCCCGGTTCCTCCTGGAGGACGGCGAGCTGCCCGGGCTGCTCCAGGGCCTGGAGGCCGTCTCGTACACGGAAGGGTGGACGGAGGCGGGGACGCACGAGGCCCGGCTGGTGGCGGTGCGTCCGGCCCGGTAG
- a CDS encoding PAS domain S-box protein, whose protein sequence is MALPELLDAGQPAFFQHWVQQARLLGATQTLPDEVLIGALPRFLEEMTGALRQEAGGPGGSPLPGQSHVAVAHGRHRVRLGFDAALVVREFALLRDCLFEWIQQRGLQPSLAQLRLLSRCIDTGTREALSQFSSATQVSAADGEQLSAARYRLVMLATNDVVWDWDLISNEVVWNEAVRLVLGHAPQALGSGLYLTSAAWWLEHIHPEARERISESIHSVIDGKESFWREEYRFRRGDGTYAAVEDRGYLVRDAGGRALRMVGSMQDVTARHAAEEALRQSEFRYRRLADSGVFGMLEWKADGAITAVNDALLGLLGLTRGAALAPGFGLWKRLAAGSPEALKQLKETGVLPPFEARYGREDGRQVDLLISGFALDEGQGRGLALMLDTSRLKAVQEERERLMVRLQESEARFRNMADHAPVMLWVTEPSALCSYLSKGWYDFTGQSEAEGLGFGWLSRVHPDDAKRSSEVFLAANARKEAFRLDYRLRSKEGEYRWMIDSASPRFTPDGEFLGYIGSLIDISDRKQAEVEREELLARESEARQEAEEANRLKDEFLATVSHELRTPLTAMLGWVQMLRMGSLPAAKHARALETVERNARAQGQLIEDLLDVSRIMSGKLKLEVAPVEVSAVVEQALESVQPAADAKDIRIQAALDSTGHVMGDAQRLQQVVWNLLSNAVKFTAKGGRIQVLVERRDSAVDITVADTGRGIPEKFLPHVFDRFRQADGSSTRSAGGLGLGLSIVRHLVELHGGTVNALSEGEGKGATFIVTLPLSVAMRREVIIPRSLAPGLSRGLQCPPELAHLRVLIVDDEEDTRELLRTLLEGCQVTIFTAASAEEGLATLMAKRPDLLVSDIGMPGVDGYGFIARVRALSAEQGGRTPAVALTAYARMEDRARVLLAGFHSHVPKPVEPVELLAVLASLSGRFALGRE, encoded by the coding sequence ATGGCCCTGCCGGAGCTCCTGGACGCGGGCCAGCCCGCCTTCTTCCAGCACTGGGTTCAGCAGGCCCGCTTGCTGGGCGCGACCCAGACGCTCCCGGACGAGGTGCTCATCGGCGCGCTGCCGCGCTTCCTGGAGGAAATGACCGGCGCCTTGCGGCAGGAGGCGGGGGGCCCTGGCGGCTCGCCCCTGCCCGGGCAGAGCCACGTGGCCGTGGCGCATGGCCGGCACCGGGTCCGCCTGGGGTTCGACGCGGCGCTGGTGGTGCGGGAGTTCGCGCTGCTGCGCGATTGCCTCTTCGAGTGGATCCAGCAGCGCGGCCTGCAGCCGTCCCTGGCGCAGCTGCGGCTGCTCTCGCGCTGCATCGACACCGGGACGCGGGAGGCCCTCTCCCAGTTCAGCTCGGCGACGCAGGTCTCGGCCGCGGACGGAGAGCAGCTCTCCGCGGCGCGCTACCGCCTGGTGATGCTGGCCACGAACGATGTGGTGTGGGATTGGGATCTCATCTCGAACGAGGTGGTGTGGAACGAGGCGGTGCGGCTGGTGCTCGGCCACGCGCCCCAGGCCCTCGGCTCGGGGCTGTACCTCACGTCCGCGGCGTGGTGGCTGGAGCACATCCACCCGGAGGCGCGCGAGCGCATCTCGGAGAGCATTCACAGCGTCATCGACGGCAAGGAGTCCTTCTGGCGCGAGGAGTACCGGTTCCGCCGCGGGGACGGCACCTACGCGGCCGTCGAGGACCGGGGCTACCTGGTACGGGACGCGGGGGGTCGGGCGCTGCGCATGGTGGGGTCGATGCAGGACGTGACGGCCCGCCATGCCGCCGAGGAAGCCCTGCGCCAGAGTGAGTTCCGCTACCGGCGGCTGGCCGACTCGGGCGTCTTCGGCATGCTGGAGTGGAAGGCGGACGGGGCCATCACCGCGGTCAATGACGCCTTGCTGGGCCTGCTGGGGCTCACCCGCGGGGCCGCGCTGGCCCCGGGCTTCGGCCTCTGGAAGCGCCTGGCGGCTGGGAGCCCGGAGGCCCTGAAGCAGCTGAAGGAGACCGGCGTGTTGCCGCCCTTCGAGGCCCGCTACGGGCGCGAGGATGGCCGCCAGGTGGACCTGCTCATCAGTGGGTTCGCGCTCGATGAGGGGCAGGGGCGCGGCCTGGCACTGATGCTCGACACCTCCCGGCTCAAGGCGGTGCAGGAGGAGCGGGAGCGCCTGATGGTGCGGCTGCAGGAGAGCGAGGCGCGCTTCCGCAACATGGCGGACCATGCCCCCGTCATGCTGTGGGTGACGGAGCCCTCCGCGCTCTGCTCGTACCTCAGCAAGGGGTGGTACGACTTCACCGGCCAGAGCGAGGCCGAGGGACTGGGGTTCGGGTGGCTGTCGAGGGTTCACCCGGACGACGCGAAGCGCTCCAGCGAAGTGTTCCTGGCCGCCAATGCGAGGAAGGAGGCGTTCCGGCTGGATTACCGGCTGCGGAGCAAGGAGGGGGAATACCGCTGGATGATCGACTCGGCCTCGCCCCGGTTCACCCCGGACGGCGAGTTCCTGGGCTACATCGGCAGCCTCATCGACATCTCGGATCGCAAGCAGGCCGAGGTCGAACGGGAGGAGTTGCTGGCGCGCGAGAGCGAGGCCCGCCAGGAAGCCGAGGAGGCCAACCGGCTCAAGGACGAGTTTCTGGCCACCGTGAGCCACGAGCTGCGCACGCCGCTCACGGCGATGCTCGGCTGGGTGCAGATGCTGCGCATGGGCAGCTTGCCGGCCGCCAAGCATGCCCGGGCCCTGGAGACGGTGGAGCGCAATGCCCGGGCCCAGGGCCAGCTCATCGAGGACTTGCTGGACGTGAGCCGCATCATGTCCGGCAAGCTCAAGCTGGAGGTGGCGCCCGTGGAGGTGAGCGCCGTCGTGGAGCAGGCGCTCGAGAGCGTGCAGCCCGCCGCGGATGCCAAGGACATCCGCATCCAGGCTGCGTTGGACTCCACCGGCCACGTCATGGGGGATGCCCAGCGGCTGCAGCAGGTGGTCTGGAACCTGCTCTCGAACGCGGTGAAGTTCACCGCCAAGGGGGGGCGCATCCAGGTGCTCGTCGAGCGGCGCGACTCCGCGGTCGACATCACCGTGGCCGACACGGGCCGGGGCATTCCGGAGAAGTTCCTGCCGCACGTGTTCGACCGGTTCCGGCAAGCCGACGGCAGCTCCACGCGCAGCGCGGGGGGGCTGGGGCTGGGGCTGTCCATCGTCCGCCACCTGGTGGAGCTGCACGGCGGTACCGTGAATGCCCTGAGCGAGGGGGAGGGCAAGGGGGCCACCTTCATCGTCACCTTGCCCTTGTCCGTGGCGATGCGCCGGGAGGTGATCATCCCGCGCTCGCTCGCGCCGGGCCTGTCCCGGGGGCTTCAGTGTCCGCCGGAGCTGGCGCACCTGCGCGTGCTCATCGTGGATGACGAGGAGGACACGCGGGAGCTGCTGCGCACGTTGCTCGAGGGGTGCCAGGTGACGATCTTCACCGCGGCCTCGGCCGAGGAGGGGCTCGCCACGCTCATGGCGAAGCGGCCCGACCTGCTCGTCTCCGACATCGGCATGCCCGGGGTGGATGGCTATGGCTTCATCGCCCGGGTGCGGGCCCTGAGCGCCGAGCAGGGGGGGCGGACGCCCGCCGTGGCGCTCACCGCCTACGCGCGGATGGAGGACCGGGCGCGGGTCCTGCTGGCGGGCTTCCACAGCCATGTGCCCAAGCCCGTGGAGCCGGTGGAGCTGCTCGCGGTGCTGGCCTCGCTGTCCGGCCGGTTCGCCCTGGGCCGGGAGTAG